Proteins found in one Scomber scombrus chromosome 15, fScoSco1.1, whole genome shotgun sequence genomic segment:
- the LOC133995758 gene encoding amyloid-beta A4 precursor protein-binding family A member 1-like, protein MSHKYQGEAIGEAGEEHKAASVPQRSRQPNGTTPGEPPVRRSWRPCQMLNQDGEPNPHHHHHHHHHHPPHHHHHPPTSRGPPRHRRRPTSGQGQGQSQAQSPGFVPEVAPSNESRDNEPRPVQLPRPAVARYRRHGDPNPRFRGHRQRQPIREKQDSSPDADKKEGPADEQVQESLLENPLKNQLQDRGSPHQTPIAVVTPTHLSPGPETSNMQGTPPAEVEEDLQECQVECEEESQEVEEKDEEQEQAEDDGDQQSTPGHSSCSHDNMQTVDEGAEEHAERVEEDQEEGMDDLVEDIAVQGSEITDLCSDTESAASLSMDGPLHSPPPLHSPTPPSSPDAPPFPQLDHFSEDNSMSPLPDHDLIPEEEEEEEEEDEEEEDDEDCSESCSLSHSTSCSESYPKTYADFYTESHQKSYSEPDFESYSEPISHPNSFPEPLKTSYPELHREPRRHCGWRTEADEAQQESHQEPFSSHRQENVLKGAPNPSIKGSHHAPRQGRDRGSHHSPLDRSVGCRLHHYDGQSDGEGNSANQSPIPKSRRHASRQAETQARSPSSGQSSSGEAQEERNMLGVTAGEEGTKGSGDAISLAIKDIKEAIEEVKTKTIRSPYTPDQPVEPIWVMRQEASPTEDIYPLQPLSSPQSPSQSVSESPSRYAPVPVREPVSPLRAESSRALPPQHYQQQQPQHNHHHHKGHQSQQQQRETARPPQTYAQPQPYAHMPPNQHQHQHQQRQHQQHHQQHHQQHHQQNHQQHHRQHHQQHHQQHQQLPPQQPRPQVQPQSPPKQPSVQEIRRSLPPFPTFVDVPGPCDPEDLIDGIIFAATYLGCTHLLSERTPTKSARMQQAQEAMSRVRAAQKQAKNRKKSPDGEGPSTAEVDLFMSTQRIKVLNADTQESIMDLPLRTISYIADIGNMVVLMARGKMVRSRSAQDNLDNTAEQTTMTHDDRRLYRMICHVFESEDAQLIAQSIGQSFSVAYQEFLRANGIDPNDLSQREYSDLLNTQDMYNDDLIHFSKSENCRDVYIEKQKGEILGVVIVESGWGSILPTVIIASMMHAGPAEKSGRLNIGDQIMTINGTSLVGLPLSTCQSIIKGLKSQSRIKMNIVRCPPVTMVLIRRPDLRYQLGFSVQNGIICSLMRGGIAERGGVRVGHRIIEINSQSVVATPHEKIVQILSNAMGEIHMKTMPAAMYRLLTAQEQPVYI, encoded by the exons ATGAGCCATAAATATCAGGGAGAGGCAATAGGGGAAGCAGGTGAGGAGCACAAGGCGGCCTCAGTGCCTCAGAGGAGCCGTCAACCCAATGGGACGACACCCGGGGAACCTCCTGTACGTCGATCCTGGAGGCCATGTCAGATGCTCAACCAGGATGGGGAACCGaaccctcatcatcatcaccatcatcaccatcaccatcctcctcaccaccaccaccacccacccacAAGTCGTGGGCCCCCACGGCATCGCCGACGGCCTACATCAGGACAAGGGCAGGGCCAAAGCCAGGCTCAGAGTCCTGGTTTTGTCCCGGAGGTGGCTCCTTCCAACGAAAGTCGTGACAATGAGCCTCGCCCTGTGCAGCTACCCCGCCCTGCTGTCGCCCGTTACCGCCGTCATGGTGACCCTAACCCCAGGTTCAGAGGTCACAGACAgaggcagccaatcagagagaaaCAGGACTCTTCACCTGATGCAGACAAGAAAGAAGGTCCAGCAGATGAGCAGGTACAGGAAAGCCTACTAGAAAATCCTCTAAAGAACCAGTTGCAGGACAGGGGATCTCCTCACCAGACTCCCATCGCTGTTGTCACGCCCACCCACCTCTCACCAGGTCCAGAAACTTCTAACATGCAAGGAACTCCTCCTGCTGAGGTGGAGGAGGACCTCCAAGAGTGTCAAGTAGAGTGTGAAGAGGAGTCACAGGAAGTTGAGGAGAAGGACGAAGAACAAGAACAGGCAGAGGATGATGGAGACCAGCAATCAACCCCAGGTCACTCCAGCTGCAGCCATGACAACATGCAGACAGTTGATGAAGGAGCAGAGGAACATGCtgagagggtggaggaggaTCAGGAAGAAGGAATGGATGATTTGGTGGAGGACATTGCAGTTCAGGGAAGTGAAATTACTGATCTCTGCTCTGACACGGAGAGCGCTGCTTCGCTCAGTATGGACGGACCTCTCCACAGTCCGCCACCGCTCCACTCACccactcctccttcctcccctgaCGCTCCACCTTTCCCCCAGCTGGACCACTTCAGTGAGGACAACAGTATGAGCCCTCTGCCTGACCATGACCTGATacctgaagaagaggaggaagaagaagaagaagacgaagaggaagaagatgatgaggatTGCTCTGAATCATGCTCACTGTCCCACTCCACTTCCTGCTCTGAATCTTATCCAAAAACCTATGCAGACTTTTATACAGAGTCCCACCAAAAGTCTTACTCTGAGCCGGACTTCGAGTCGTACTCGGAGCCAATATCCCATCCTAACTCTTTTCCTGAGCCCCTTAAGACCTCCTACCCTGAGTTACACAGAGAACCTCGCAGGCATTGTGGTTGGAGGACTGAGGCCGATGAGGCGCAGCAGGAGTCCCACCAAGAGCCCTTTTCCAGCCATAGACAGGAGAATGTACTAAAAGGTGCTCCAAACCCCTCCATCAAGGGCTCCCATCATGCCCCAAGGCAGGGCAGAGACCGCGGTTCGCATCACTCCCCTCTGGACCGCTCTGTTGGCTGCCGGCTGCACCACTATGACGGTCAGTCTGATGGAGAGGGGAACAGCGCCAATCAAAGCCCCATTCCCAAAAGTCGTAGGCATGCTTCCAGACAAGCAGAAACCCAGGCTAGGAGCCCCTCGTCTGGGCAGAGCAGCTCCGGTGAGGCCCAGGAAGAGCGAAACATGTTGGGTGTCACGGCTGGTGAGGAAGGTACGAAGGGCTCAGGAGACGCCATCAGCCTGGCGATTAAAGACATCAAGGAGGCAATTGAGGAGGTTAAGACGAAGACAATACGTTCCCCCTACACACCTGACCAGCCTGTGGAACCGATTTGGGTGATGAGGCAGGAGGCCAGCCCCACAGAGGATATATACCCACTGCAGCCATTG tCCTCTCCTCAGTCCCCCTCTCAGTCAGTGTCCGAGTCTCCGTCCCGATACGCTCCAGTTCCAGTGCGGGAGCCGGTTAGTCCTCTGAGAGCCGAATCATCCAGAGCCCTTCCTCCCCAACATTATCAACAACAGCAACCCCAGCACaatcatcatcaccacaaaGGCCACcagtcacagcagcagcagagggagactGCGAGGCCGCCACAGACGTATGCGCAACCGCAACCTTATGCGCACATGCCGCCcaatcagcatcagcatcagcatcaacAACGTCAACATCAACAGCACCATCAACAACACCATCAACAGCACCATCAACAGAACCATCAACAGCACCATCGACAGCACCATCAACAGCATCATCAACAGCATCAGCAGCTTCCACCTCAACAGCCACGGCCACAAGTACAGCCACAGTCGCCCCCAAAGCAGCCGTCTGTCCAGGAG ATTCGCAGATCTCTTCCCCCGTTTCCCACATTTGTGGACG TCCCAGGACCATGTGACCCCGAAGACCTCATCGACGGGATCATCTTTGCAGCGACCTACCTGGGCTGCACCCACCTGCTGTCAGAGAGGACGCCTACAAAGAGCGCCCGCATGCAGCAGGCACAGGAGGCCATGAGCAGAGTCCGG GCTGCTCAGAAACAGGCGAAGAACAGGAAAAAG AGCCCCGACGGTGAGGGTCCATCTACCGCCGAGGTGGATCTGTTCATGTCCACGCAGAGGATCAAAGTCCTCAATGCAGACACTCAG GAGTCTATAATGGACCTGCCATTGAGGACAATCTCCTACATAGCAGACATCGGTAACATGGTGGTGCTGATGGCCCGGGGGAAGATGGTCCGATCCCGCAGCGCACAGGACAACCTGGACAACACCGCCGAGCAAACCACCATGACCCACGATGACAGGCGGCTGTACAGGATGATCTGCCACGTCTTCGAGTCTGAGGAT GCCCAGCTGATAGCTCAGTCCATCGGTCAGTCTTTCAGCGTCGCCTACCAGGAGTTCCTCAGGGCCAATGGCATCGACCCCAATGACCTGAGCCAGAGGGAGTACAGCGACCTGCTCAACACTCAGGACATGTACAACGACGACCTCATCCACTTCTCCAAGTCAGAGAACTGCAGAGAT GTTTACATTGAGAAGCAGAAGGGGGAGATCCTGGGTGTGGTGATAGTGGAGTCTGGCTGGGGCTCCATCCTCCCCACTGTCATCATCGCCAGCATGATGCACGCTGGTCCGGCTGAGAAGTCCGGTCGACTCAACATCGGAGACCAGATCATGACCATCAATGGGACGAGCCTGGTGGGTCTACCGCTCAGCACCTGTCAGAGCATAATCAAG GGTCTAAAGTCTCAGTCCAGGATCAAGATGAACATCGTCAGGTGCCCACCCGTCACCATGGTGCTCATCCGCAGGCCGGACCTCAGATACCAGCTGGGCTTCAGCGTCCAGAACGGCATC ATCTGCAGCCTGATGAGGGGGGGCATCGCTGAGAGAGGAGGCGTCCGTGTCGGTCACCGCATCATTGAGATCAACAGCCAGAGCGTCGTGGCGACGCCTCACGAGAAGATCGTTCAGATCCTGTCCAACGCCATGGGAGAG ATCCACATGAAGACGATGCCTGCAGCCATGTACCGTCTGCTGACAGCACAGGAGCAACCTGTCTACATCTGA